In Coregonus clupeaformis isolate EN_2021a chromosome 7, ASM2061545v1, whole genome shotgun sequence, one genomic interval encodes:
- the LOC121568849 gene encoding long-chain fatty acid transport protein 1-like — MRNAASASVSLGSLGLLRLFGVPWSWSFAAGFGVFLGTGGWKYLYIVVRTAKRDLNGLYVLLRVKIALWHHLRRNSNIPSIFAQTVKQHPNKPALIYDATGETWTFTQLDLLSNAVAQWALAQGWAPGDVVALFMESRPLQVALWLGLAKVGVEAALINFNLRRDALLHCVGMSASRGIVFGAELAGAMLEVSSSLSPSMVRFCTGELSVDCLASLAAQNLDPILASAPTLPPPPCIPPKSFNDRLFYIYTSGTTGLPKAAIVVHSRYYRIAAFGYHAFRMRQDDIIYDCLPLYHSAGNIMGVGQCLINGLTVVVKKKFSASRFWEDCIKHNCTVVQYIGEICRYLLSQPVRPSEKGHQVRLAVGNGLRPSVWEAFTERFGVAQVGEFYGATECNCSIANMDGKVGACGFNSRILPNVYPICLMKVDEETTELVRDRHGLCVPCRPGEPGLLVGRINQQDPLRRFDGYANQDDTRKKIANNVFKKNDSAYLSGDVLVMDELGYMYFRDRSGDTFRWRGENVSTTEVEGTLSGLLGQADVAVYGVYVPDVEGKAGMAAIADPTGTFDCDAFLREVQQALPPYARPVFLRISPQVDTTGTFKIQKTRFQREGYDPRISTDQIYFLNSRAGRYEAVNEELHSAIVEGRMAL, encoded by the exons ATGCGCAATGCAGCCAGTGCCTCTGTGTCTCTGGGATCGCTGGGTCTGCTGCGTCTCTTCGGGGTCCCCTGGTCCTGGAGCTTTGCAGCAGGCTTCGGGGTCTTTCTGGGCACAGGCGGTTGGAAGTACCTCTACATTGTAGTCCGCACTGCCAAAAGAGACCTCAA TGGCCTTTACGTGTTGTTACGAGTCAAGATAGCCTTGTGGCACCACCTACGACGCAACAGCAATATCCCCTCCATCTTTGCCCAGACGGTGAAGCAGCACCCAAATAAACCCGCCCTCATCTACGACGCCACAGGAGAGACGTGGACCTTCACCCAGCTGGACCTGCTGTCTAACGCTGTGGCCCAATGGGCTCTGGCCCAGGGCTGGGCCCCGGGGGATGTGGTGGCCCTCTTCATGGAAAGCCGGCCCTTGCAGGTGGCCCTCTGGCTGGGCCTGGCTAAGGTGGGGGTGGAGGCAGCCCTCATCAACTTCAACCTGCGGAGGGACGCGCTCCTGCACTGTGTTGGAATGTCTGCGTCCAGAGGGATCGTGTTCGGAGCCGAGCTGGCTGGTG CCATGTTGGAGGTGAGCTCATCCCTGAGCCCGTCGATGGTGCGGTTTTGTACTGGAGAGCTCAGTGTAGACTGTCTGGCCTCCCTGGCTGCCCAGAATCTGGACCCTATCCTGGCCTCGGCCCCTACACTGCCCCCTCCTCCCTGCATCCCACCCAAGAGCTTCAATG ATCGTCTGTTCTATATATACACCTCAGGCACCACAGGACTCCCTAAAGCTGCCATAGTGGTGCACAGTCG GTATTACCGTATCGCTGCGTTTGGCTACCATGCTTTCCGCATGCGCCAGGATGACATCATCTATGACTGCCTTCCCCTCTACCACTCTGCAG GTAACATCATGGGTGTAGGCCAGTGTCTCATCAATGGACTCACTGTGGTGGTGAAGAAGAAATTCTCAGCCAGTCGCTTCTGGGAAGATTGCATCAAGCACAACTGCACT GTGGTACAGTACATAGGGGAGATCTGTCGCTACCTGCTGTCCCAGCCGGTGCGGCCATCTGAGAAGGGTCACCAGGTTCGCCTGGCGGTGGGGAATGGGCTACGCCCTAGCGTCTGGGAGGCCTTCACCGAGCGCTTTGGGGTGGCCCAGGTCGGAGAGTTCTACGGAGCCACCGAATGCAACTGTAGCATCGCCAACATGGACGGCAAG GTGGGAGCTTGTGGGTTCAACAGCCGCATCCTTCCCAACGTGTATCCCATCTGCCTCATGAAGGTGGATGAGGAGACCACAGAGCTGGTGCGGGACAGGCACGGCCTGTGTGTGCCCTGCCGCCCTG gggAGCCAGGGCTGCTGGTGGGAAGGATCAACCAACAGGACCCGCTACGGAGGTTTGATGGCTACGCCAACCAGGACGACACCAGGAAGAAGATTGCCAACAACGTCTTCAAGAAAAACGACTCTGCATATCTGTCAG gggatgtgttggtgaTGGATGAGCTGGGCTACATGTACTTCCGGGACCGCAGTGGGGACACGTTCcgctggagaggagagaacgtCTCCACTACCGAGGTGGAGGGAACACTGAGTGGTCTGCTGGGCCAGGCTGATGTGGCTGTGTATGGGGTATATGTACCAG ATGTGGAAGGTAAGGCAGGGATGGCTGCCATCGCAGACCCAACAGGGACATTTGACTGTGATGCGTTCCTGCGAGAGGTCCAACAGGCCCTGCCCCCTTACGCCCGCCCCGTGTTCCTACGCATTTCCCCACAAGTAGACACCACAG GTACCTTTAAAATCCAGAAGACCCGGTTTCAGAGGGAGGGATACGACCCGCGCATATCAACTGACCAGATCTACTTTTTGAACTCCAGAGCAGGGCGTTATGAGGCTGTGAATGAGGAGCTACACAGTGCTATAGTGGAGGGTAGGATGGCTCTATGA